In Candidatus Polarisedimenticolaceae bacterium, a single window of DNA contains:
- a CDS encoding HlyD family efflux transporter periplasmic adaptor subunit, with protein sequence MRRTLLLALFPLALAGCDDGSADGPILASGHVEATEVRLATKIAGRVESLAFDEGDVVKQGAELARIETSDQRLQLDQLRAERSQAEADYRLRRAGYREEDKAELRAQRDALAADLDAAQKDFDRMQGLFDRGSGTAKSLDDARGRRDQLAARLAAAVQSLKRAESGFRPEEIQSAKAKLDGVDARIAFLERQISDATVLSPLDAMVTEKLTEPGEWLQVGGAIAVLTNLREPWLTVYVGGEDLPRVKLGDPASVVTDDGAKREGKITYVASTAEFTPKNVQTRKEREKLVYKVKIALENADGLFKPGMPAEARLAAGSR encoded by the coding sequence ATGCGTAGAACCCTCCTCCTGGCCCTGTTCCCGCTCGCGCTCGCCGGTTGCGACGACGGGAGCGCCGACGGCCCGATCCTCGCCTCGGGGCACGTCGAGGCGACCGAGGTCCGTCTCGCGACGAAGATCGCGGGGCGCGTCGAGTCCCTCGCGTTCGACGAAGGCGACGTGGTGAAGCAAGGCGCCGAGCTCGCCCGCATCGAAACCTCGGACCAGAGGCTCCAGCTCGACCAGCTTCGCGCCGAGCGGTCGCAGGCCGAGGCCGACTACCGCCTGCGCCGCGCGGGGTACCGCGAGGAGGACAAGGCGGAGCTGCGCGCGCAGCGCGACGCGCTCGCGGCGGATCTCGATGCCGCGCAGAAGGACTTCGACCGGATGCAGGGATTGTTCGATCGCGGCTCGGGAACGGCGAAATCCCTCGACGACGCACGCGGACGCCGGGACCAGCTCGCGGCGCGGCTCGCCGCGGCGGTGCAGTCGCTCAAGCGCGCGGAGTCCGGATTCCGTCCCGAGGAGATCCAGTCCGCGAAGGCCAAACTCGACGGCGTCGATGCGCGGATCGCGTTCCTGGAGCGCCAGATCTCCGACGCCACGGTCCTGAGCCCCCTCGACGCGATGGTGACCGAAAAGCTCACCGAGCCGGGGGAGTGGCTGCAGGTCGGGGGGGCGATCGCCGTCCTGACGAACCTCCGCGAGCCGTGGCTCACCGTCTACGTCGGCGGCGAGGACCTCCCGCGCGTGAAGCTCGGCGACCCCGCCTCGGTCGTGACGGACGACGGCGCGAAGCGCGAGGGGAAGATCACCTACGTCGCGTCGACGGCGGAGTTCACGCCGAAGAACGTGCAGACCCGCAAGGAGCGGGAGAAGCTCGTCTACAAGGTCAAGATCGCCCTCGAGAACGCCGACGGGTTGTTCAAGCCGGGAATGCCCGCGGAGGCCCGCCTGGCGGCGGGGAGCCGATGA
- a CDS encoding TetR/AcrR family transcriptional regulator, with translation MNEPAGRTKGERNPEATQNALLDAAAVLFAAHGYDGVSLDDICAAAGVNKAMVSYHFHGKDGLYQEVLRRDLEPVAKSVLALRGEVLPADEKLRRFIRIFGQLHTNRPTLSRMVIREVLSNGRHLDDTLLPKFGVVWGTLFEILTDGVRNGKFRPVDPLLTHQSILGAMIFFFLVAPFRDRILQEGRLPYAGPPPDPDAYVRHLETLILRGLAAEESSHA, from the coding sequence GTGAACGAACCCGCCGGACGGACCAAAGGGGAGCGAAACCCCGAGGCGACGCAAAACGCCCTGCTCGACGCCGCGGCGGTCCTCTTCGCCGCGCACGGGTACGACGGCGTGAGCCTCGACGACATCTGCGCCGCCGCCGGGGTGAACAAGGCCATGGTCAGCTACCACTTCCACGGGAAGGACGGGCTGTACCAGGAAGTGCTGCGCCGGGACCTCGAGCCGGTGGCCAAGTCGGTGCTCGCCCTGCGCGGGGAGGTCCTTCCGGCCGACGAGAAGCTCCGGCGGTTCATCCGCATCTTCGGTCAACTGCACACCAATCGCCCCACGCTCTCGAGGATGGTGATTCGGGAGGTCCTCTCCAACGGCCGCCACCTCGACGACACCCTGCTCCCGAAGTTCGGCGTGGTCTGGGGGACGCTCTTCGAGATCCTCACGGACGGCGTCCGCAACGGCAAGTTCCGCCCGGTCGACCCGCTGCTGACCCACCAGTCGATCCTCGGCGCGATGATCTTCTTCTTCCTGGTCGCTCCGTTCCGCGACCGCATCCTCCAGGAGGGGCGCCTGCCGTACGCCGGCCCTCCTCCCGACCCCGATGCGTACGTCCGCCATCTCGAGACCCTCATCCTGCGCGGCCTCGCCGCCGAGGAGTCGTCCCATGCGTAG
- a CDS encoding aldehyde dehydrogenase family protein, whose protein sequence is MSSRPDPAYQATAGLGPPLLPLVEGQAGVGAGPTLFCVNPATGEAFGHVACANSEEIDRAVESAAFAAKLWRSAPFEEHARALNRLAERVRLEAEEIAGLIALEQGKPFVEALNLEILPALDHLRFLAKHARDLLHGEPIDPRHPLYAHKDAFYLYDPVGVVALVTSSPLPFAQPLVQAATALVLGNAVVLKPSEHTPMCGLRVGQLCVDSGFPAGLVNVVPASREDTLHLVSHERIDKVFVSGSLEAGQNVMVTAGCAPRPVVLALGGKHPAIVAADADLDRAARGIVWGAFANAGQNCGAVERCYVEEAVAARFIARVLELVDALRIGDPLSKEVEIGPMVSEDRRQHVHAHVEDAVRRGARLLRGGTMPDGPGFFYPPTVVLDPPEDALILNEETCGPALAVVVVPNIERALMLANESEYAMTASGWTSSPENGERIAAGLEAGVVTINDVLYAWGEPAASWSGFKRSGLGQVHGRAGLQEMVRRRFVSFDAEPGLSPLFAFPYDEPADHMARTALAAMHAPTKRKRFFGVLRLVRNARFRERVNWKSFLLGRKRQK, encoded by the coding sequence ATGTCCAGCCGCCCCGACCCCGCATACCAGGCCACGGCGGGGCTCGGCCCTCCCCTGCTGCCCCTGGTCGAGGGGCAGGCCGGGGTCGGTGCCGGCCCGACGCTGTTCTGCGTGAACCCCGCGACCGGGGAAGCGTTCGGCCACGTCGCCTGCGCGAACAGCGAGGAGATCGACCGCGCGGTGGAGTCGGCGGCCTTCGCCGCGAAGTTATGGCGCTCGGCCCCCTTCGAGGAACACGCGCGCGCCCTCAACCGGCTCGCGGAGCGCGTGCGCCTCGAAGCGGAGGAGATCGCGGGGCTCATCGCCCTCGAGCAGGGGAAGCCCTTCGTCGAGGCGCTGAACCTCGAGATCCTCCCCGCCCTCGATCACCTGCGGTTCCTCGCGAAACACGCGCGCGACCTGTTGCACGGCGAGCCGATCGACCCGCGCCACCCGCTGTACGCGCACAAGGACGCCTTCTACCTCTACGACCCCGTCGGCGTCGTCGCGCTCGTCACCTCCTCGCCCCTTCCCTTCGCGCAACCTCTCGTCCAGGCGGCGACCGCGCTCGTCCTGGGAAACGCCGTCGTGCTCAAGCCGAGCGAGCACACGCCGATGTGCGGCCTTCGCGTCGGACAGCTGTGCGTGGACTCGGGATTCCCCGCGGGGCTCGTCAACGTCGTGCCGGCATCCCGCGAGGACACGCTGCACCTGGTCTCCCACGAGCGCATCGACAAGGTCTTCGTCTCGGGCTCCCTCGAGGCGGGGCAGAACGTCATGGTCACCGCCGGCTGCGCCCCGCGCCCGGTGGTGCTCGCCCTGGGCGGCAAACACCCGGCGATCGTCGCCGCCGACGCCGACCTCGATCGCGCCGCGCGCGGGATCGTGTGGGGCGCCTTCGCCAACGCCGGCCAGAACTGCGGCGCCGTCGAGCGCTGCTACGTCGAGGAGGCCGTGGCCGCGCGCTTCATCGCGCGCGTCCTCGAGCTCGTCGACGCGCTTCGCATCGGCGACCCGCTCTCGAAGGAGGTCGAGATCGGGCCGATGGTGTCGGAGGATCGCCGGCAACACGTGCATGCCCACGTCGAGGACGCGGTGCGCCGCGGCGCGCGCCTGCTGCGCGGCGGGACCATGCCCGACGGGCCGGGGTTCTTCTACCCGCCGACGGTCGTGCTCGACCCTCCCGAGGACGCCCTGATCCTCAACGAGGAGACCTGCGGCCCCGCGCTCGCCGTCGTCGTCGTCCCGAACATCGAGCGCGCCCTGATGCTCGCGAACGAGAGCGAATACGCGATGACCGCGAGCGGATGGACGTCGTCGCCGGAGAACGGCGAGCGGATCGCGGCCGGCCTCGAGGCGGGTGTCGTCACGATCAACGACGTGTTGTACGCGTGGGGCGAGCCCGCGGCGTCGTGGTCGGGGTTCAAGCGCAGCGGCCTCGGTCAGGTCCACGGTCGCGCGGGGTTGCAGGAGATGGTCCGCCGCCGGTTCGTGTCGTTCGACGCGGAGCCGGGTCTCTCGCCGCTGTTCGCATTCCCCTACGACGAGCCCGCCGACCACATGGCGCGCACCGCTCTCGCCGCGATGCACGCGCCGACCAAGCGCAAGCGCTTCTTCGGGGTGCTGCGCCTGGTGCGCAACGCTCGCTTCCGCGAGCGGGTGAACTGGAAGTCGTTCCTGCTGGGGCGCAAGCGGCAGAAGTAG